The genomic region GAACGTGGTCGGCAGCGTGATCTTCGCGGGGATGTCCGGATCTGCGGTGGCAGACGCCGTCGGGCTGGGCGCCATCGAGATCAAGGCCATGACGGACGAAGGGTACGAGCGGGACTTCGCAGCCGCCGTCACCGCAGCCAGCGCCACCATCGGCCCCATCATCCCGCCCAGCGTGCCCATGCTGGTGTACGCCGTCACCGCGGACGCGTCCATCGGTCGGCTGTTTCTGGGCGGCGTGGTGCCGGGGCTGCTGATGGCTCTGGCGCTCATGCTGCAGCTCGCGTGGGTCAGCCGGCGCCGCGGCTACCCCCGGCACCCTCTGCCGCCGGTGCGTACCGTGGCGGCCCGCACGTGGGCAGCGCTGCCCTCCCTCGCCACCCCCGCCATCCTCCTCGGCGGCATGCTGAGCGGCGTCTTCACCCCCACGGAGGCCGGTGCGGTGGCCGCCGCGTACGCCCTGCTCCTGGGCCTGGTGATTCACCGGGAGCTGCGGGTGCGGGACCTCCCGCGCCTGTTTCTGGACACGGTGGAGGCCAACGGGGTCATCCTGATCCTGGTGATGACCTCTTCGCTGTTCGCCTTCGTGCTCGCCCGGGCTCAGGTCCCACAGAACCTGGCCGCGTGGCTGGTCAGCGTGGCCCCGAGCCCCCTGGTCTTCCTGCTGGCGGTCAACCTCCTTCTGTTGGTGGTGGGATGCTTCCTGGAGGGTCTTGCCGCCATCATCATCCTGACTCCGGTCCTCCTCCCGGCCGCGAAGCTGCTGGGGATCGACCCCGTGCACTTCGGGGTGGTGATGGTCCTGAACCTCATGATCGGGACGCTCACTCCACCCGTGGGGATCGTGCTGTTCGTGATCTCCCGGGTGGCCGGGCTGCCCTTTGAGACGGTGGTGCGCTCGACGGCACCGTTCCTGATCCCACTGGTGATCGTCCTCCTCCTCATCACCGTGTGGCCGGACCTGGTGCTCTTCTTGCCCCGGCTCGTCCTGGGCTAGCACGCGGGCTCCAGGGCCTGCGGGCAGCCGCCGACTTCGCTGAAGGTGGGCCGCTGCACGGCCTGCCCCGCTGGTCAAAGAGGGACCATTCTGAGGCAGTGCGGTGCGTTGAGAGACCGGCAACGTTGGGATACCATGGTTTGGTGGACCAGGGGGGCCGTTAGCTCAGCGGGTAGAGCGGCGGGCTTTTAACCCGCGCGTCGGGGGTTCGAGTCCC from Armatimonadota bacterium harbors:
- a CDS encoding TRAP transporter large permease, which translates into the protein MSAGAFFVLWILLLALGLPLFVTLGLSSALYLWAQGDVLLAVPQRVTAAANSFTLLAAPFFMLAGMLMNTSGVTNRIYTFAECLVGWLRGGLAHVNVVGSVIFAGMSGSAVADAVGLGAIEIKAMTDEGYERDFAAAVTAASATIGPIIPPSVPMLVYAVTADASIGRLFLGGVVPGLLMALALMLQLAWVSRRRGYPRHPLPPVRTVAARTWAALPSLATPAILLGGMLSGVFTPTEAGAVAAAYALLLGLVIHRELRVRDLPRLFLDTVEANGVILILVMTSSLFAFVLARAQVPQNLAAWLVSVAPSPLVFLLAVNLLLLVVGCFLEGLAAIIILTPVLLPAAKLLGIDPVHFGVVMVLNLMIGTLTPPVGIVLFVISRVAGLPFETVVRSTAPFLIPLVIVLLLITVWPDLVLFLPRLVLG